One window of the Rufibacter radiotolerans genome contains the following:
- a CDS encoding HAMP domain-containing protein — protein MALGKNLKLNKDKLIGKTEAETPAEQPQGTITPATEVMPEEQPAPASVADAVRKSVEVAPEGEAMENGKEVAVKTTGPKTRAIAKDMESLAADGDKTLVVGANDQARKSNTPRENILIQGSDYINEQLNRVLYALDAFKKGDVSVRLTKQNNDIFSEIAEAYNSMVEMIGGVGGEVSRISKVAGVEGNLKARASAENASGFWKDMINNINGLVDSIAVPVLEVGKVLKNISRGNLDETFQIPVSGDFKVMAETINRTIDNLNLFAGEVTRVALEVGTEGKLGGQASVPNVAGIWKELTDNVNAMASNLTSQVRDIAKVTTAVAQGNLDQKVTVDLKGEMLQMKENINQMVDSLNIFGDEVTRVAREVGTEGKLGGQAKVPNVGGVWKDLTDNVNTMASNLTSQLRDIANVATAVAKGDLTQKITVNVKGELAELKDNLNQMVDSLNIFADEVTRVAREVGTEGLLGGQANVPKVAGIWKELTDNVNSMASNLTLQVRDIANVATAVARGDLSQKITVNVNGELLQLKDNLNQMVDSLNIFAGEVTRVALEVGTEGKLGGQASVPNVGGVWKDLTDNVNYMAGNLTSQVRDIANVATAVARGDLSQKITVNVNGELLQLKENLNQMVDSLNIFAGEVTRVAREVGTEGKLGGQASVPNVGGVWKDLTDNVNYMASNLTLQVRDIANVATAVALGDLSQKITVNVKGELAELKDNLNQMVDSLNVFAGEVTRVALEVGTEGKLGGQAEVKGVAGTWKDLTDNVNAMAGNLTVQLRDVSKVATAIANGDLTQKITVDVRGEILQIKDVINTMVDQLSSFASEVTRVAREVGTEGKLGGQAEVKGVAGTWKDLTDNVNAMAGNLTVQLRDVSKVATAIANGDLTQKITVDVRGEILQIKDVINTMVDQLSSFASEVTRVALEVGTEGKLGGQASVPNVAGTWKALTDNVNYMAGNLTSQVRDIANVATAVARGDLSQKITVDVRGEMLQLKENINQMVDSLNIFAGEVTRVAREVGTEGILGGQANVPNVGGVWKDLTENVNYMAGNLTSQVRDIANVATAVARGDLSQKITVDVKGELAELKNNLNQMVDSLNIFADEVTRVAREVGTEGKLGGQASVPKVRGTWKELTDNVNSMASNLTLQVRDIANVATAVAKGDLTQKITVDVKGELLELKNILNQMVDSLNIFAGEVTRVALEVGTEGKLGGQASVPNVAGTWKALTDNVNSMASNLTSQVRDIANVATAVAKGDLSQKMTVNVKGEILQLKDILNQMVDSLNIFAGEVTRVALEVGTEGKLGGQATVPNVGGVWKALTDNVNTMASNLTLQVRDIANVATAVAKGDLTQKITVNVRGELAELKDNLNQMVDSLNIFAGEVTRVALEVGTEGRLGGQAKVPNVAGVWKDLTDNVNVMASNLTTQVRGIVKVVTAVSKGDLTQKLTLQAKGELADLADTINSMVEDLNRLAGEVSRVARVAGVEGKLTERATVHGVSGSWKELVDTLNDLLESIVTPVLEVSRVVRSISEGDLTQKVEIHTAGDILAMSNALNLAVDNLNALLGEINDSSLIVGSSSEEMAAKGLEMNRVTVDVALAMQQMAEGAQNQALKTDQAFKLIEEIMKATKETANKADVVNRSAVMGEETSQLGLKTVAEVVRNMEEISSSAALTAKTIEVLSTRSQEISKSLGVITDIAAQTNLLALNAAIEAARAGEAGRGFAVVAEEIRKLAEGSRKSASEIATLVDDVKKDTSSAAAAIATMEGRVLKGKNATFEASGAFKNIATSSGETLRSAQDILVSTEVQKTSIGDVVKYVEEVVAIAEQTASGTQQVAGTAKQLSASMQELTSSSQRLNDIADDLQVSISAFKLVNGNLVFPNRNARKLTAVPQNRRRAFTGEDFPEEDLTKKGTVKKNAKNRGQE, from the coding sequence ATGGCTTTAGGTAAAAACTTAAAACTCAACAAGGATAAGCTGATTGGGAAAACAGAGGCTGAAACGCCTGCTGAACAACCACAAGGCACCATTACTCCTGCCACGGAAGTGATGCCAGAGGAACAGCCCGCACCTGCTTCTGTCGCAGATGCTGTCCGGAAATCTGTTGAGGTGGCTCCTGAGGGTGAGGCGATGGAAAATGGGAAAGAGGTAGCGGTGAAGACCACAGGACCTAAAACCAGGGCAATAGCAAAAGATATGGAGAGTTTAGCGGCTGACGGGGATAAGACTTTAGTCGTTGGTGCCAATGACCAGGCCCGCAAAAGCAATACCCCCCGGGAAAACATCCTGATTCAGGGCTCTGACTATATCAATGAGCAGCTAAACCGGGTGCTTTACGCCTTAGACGCCTTTAAGAAGGGTGACGTCTCGGTGCGTTTGACAAAACAGAATAATGATATCTTCTCAGAAATAGCCGAAGCCTACAACTCCATGGTGGAGATGATTGGCGGGGTAGGTGGTGAGGTGTCGCGTATTTCTAAAGTAGCCGGGGTAGAGGGTAACCTGAAAGCCCGTGCCTCAGCAGAGAACGCCTCCGGTTTCTGGAAAGACATGATCAACAATATCAACGGTTTGGTGGACTCCATCGCCGTTCCGGTATTGGAGGTAGGCAAGGTACTGAAGAACATCTCCCGGGGTAACCTGGATGAGACGTTCCAGATTCCCGTTTCCGGTGACTTCAAGGTCATGGCCGAAACCATTAACCGTACTATTGACAACCTGAACCTTTTTGCCGGTGAGGTAACCCGGGTGGCCCTTGAAGTGGGTACCGAAGGGAAATTGGGCGGCCAGGCCTCTGTGCCAAACGTGGCAGGTATCTGGAAAGAACTAACCGATAACGTGAACGCGATGGCCTCCAACCTGACTTCTCAGGTGCGTGACATTGCAAAAGTAACCACGGCGGTGGCCCAGGGTAACCTGGACCAGAAAGTAACCGTGGACCTGAAAGGGGAGATGCTCCAGATGAAGGAGAACATCAACCAGATGGTGGACTCTTTGAACATCTTCGGGGATGAGGTAACCCGGGTAGCCCGTGAAGTGGGTACCGAGGGGAAACTAGGTGGTCAAGCGAAAGTGCCAAACGTAGGCGGGGTTTGGAAAGACCTCACTGACAACGTGAACACCATGGCCTCCAACTTGACCTCCCAGCTCCGTGACATCGCCAACGTGGCGACCGCGGTAGCAAAAGGCGATTTGACTCAGAAGATCACCGTTAATGTAAAAGGAGAGTTAGCCGAGCTGAAGGACAACCTCAACCAGATGGTGGACTCTTTGAACATCTTCGCGGATGAGGTAACCCGGGTAGCACGTGAGGTAGGAACCGAAGGATTACTAGGAGGCCAGGCCAACGTGCCGAAAGTAGCCGGTATCTGGAAAGAACTAACCGACAACGTAAACTCCATGGCGTCTAATCTGACGCTTCAGGTGCGGGACATTGCCAACGTAGCAACTGCCGTAGCGAGAGGAGACCTTAGCCAGAAGATCACGGTGAACGTGAATGGCGAGCTCCTTCAGCTGAAGGACAACTTGAACCAAATGGTGGACTCCCTCAACATCTTCGCCGGTGAGGTAACCCGCGTGGCGTTGGAGGTAGGTACCGAAGGAAAACTAGGTGGCCAGGCTTCCGTGCCGAATGTGGGCGGGGTTTGGAAAGACCTGACAGACAATGTGAACTACATGGCCGGTAACTTGACCAGCCAGGTACGTGATATTGCCAACGTAGCGACTGCGGTTGCACGTGGTGACTTGAGCCAGAAAATAACAGTAAATGTAAATGGGGAACTCCTTCAATTAAAGGAAAACCTGAACCAGATGGTGGACTCTCTCAACATCTTCGCCGGCGAGGTAACCCGCGTGGCAAGAGAGGTTGGTACCGAAGGTAAATTGGGTGGCCAGGCGTCTGTACCTAATGTAGGTGGCGTTTGGAAAGACCTGACAGACAACGTGAACTACATGGCTTCTAACCTGACACTTCAGGTACGGGATATTGCCAATGTGGCGACCGCGGTGGCCTTGGGTGACCTGAGCCAGAAAATCACGGTAAATGTAAAAGGTGAGCTTGCTGAGTTGAAGGACAACCTCAACCAGATGGTGGACTCCCTGAACGTATTTGCTGGTGAGGTTACAAGGGTAGCCTTGGAAGTAGGAACCGAGGGTAAACTGGGCGGCCAGGCCGAGGTGAAAGGCGTGGCCGGCACCTGGAAGGACCTGACCGACAACGTGAACGCGATGGCGGGCAACCTGACGGTACAGCTGCGCGACGTGTCCAAGGTGGCGACCGCGATCGCCAACGGCGACCTGACCCAGAAGATCACCGTGGACGTGCGGGGCGAGATCCTGCAGATCAAGGACGTGATCAACACCATGGTAGACCAGCTGAGCTCGTTTGCCAGCGAGGTGACCAGAGTGGCCCGTGAAGTGGGAACCGAGGGTAAACTGGGCGGCCAGGCCGAGGTGAAAGGCGTGGCCGGCACCTGGAAGGACCTGACCGACAACGTGAACGCGATGGCGGGCAACCTGACGGTACAGCTGCGCGACGTGTCCAAGGTGGCGACCGCGATCGCCAACGGCGACCTGACCCAGAAGATCACCGTGGACGTGCGGGGCGAGATCCTGCAGATCAAGGACGTGATCAACACCATGGTAGACCAGCTGAGCTCGTTTGCCAGTGAGGTGACCCGGGTTGCTCTAGAGGTAGGTACTGAAGGAAAACTAGGTGGCCAGGCATCTGTGCCAAACGTAGCCGGTACCTGGAAAGCCTTAACAGATAATGTAAACTACATGGCCGGCAACTTGACCAGCCAGGTACGAGATATAGCCAACGTAGCCACGGCAGTTGCCCGTGGAGATTTGAGCCAGAAAATCACAGTAGATGTTCGGGGTGAAATGCTCCAGTTAAAAGAGAACATCAACCAGATGGTGGATTCACTAAACATCTTTGCCGGTGAGGTAACCCGGGTGGCCCGTGAAGTGGGTACTGAGGGTATCTTGGGTGGCCAAGCTAATGTACCTAACGTGGGTGGGGTTTGGAAAGACCTTACTGAGAACGTAAACTACATGGCTGGTAACCTGACTTCTCAGGTGCGGGATATTGCCAACGTAGCAACCGCAGTGGCGAGAGGTGACCTGAGCCAGAAGATCACGGTAGATGTAAAAGGCGAACTTGCCGAACTGAAGAATAACCTGAACCAGATGGTGGACTCCCTTAACATCTTTGCAGATGAGGTAACCCGGGTGGCCAGGGAAGTAGGAACCGAAGGGAAATTGGGCGGACAAGCTTCCGTACCAAAAGTACGCGGTACCTGGAAAGAACTGACCGATAATGTAAACTCCATGGCGTCTAATCTGACGCTGCAGGTGCGGGATATTGCTAACGTAGCGACCGCGGTGGCGAAAGGGGATTTGACCCAGAAAATCACGGTTGATGTAAAAGGTGAACTCCTTGAGCTGAAGAACATCTTAAACCAGATGGTGGATTCGCTGAACATCTTCGCCGGCGAGGTAACCCGTGTGGCGTTAGAGGTAGGAACCGAAGGAAAACTAGGTGGCCAGGCTTCCGTGCCAAACGTAGCCGGTACCTGGAAAGCGTTGACAGACAACGTAAATTCCATGGCCTCTAACCTTACCTCTCAGGTACGGGATATTGCCAACGTAGCAACGGCCGTAGCGAAAGGTGATTTGAGCCAGAAAATGACCGTGAACGTGAAAGGAGAGATTCTTCAACTGAAGGACATCCTGAACCAAATGGTGGACTCGCTTAACATCTTCGCCGGTGAGGTAACCCGGGTGGCCCTTGAAGTGGGTACCGAAGGTAAGTTAGGTGGACAAGCTACTGTACCTAATGTGGGCGGAGTTTGGAAAGCCTTAACAGATAATGTAAATACCATGGCGTCTAACTTGACGCTGCAGGTTAGGGACATTGCCAACGTGGCGACTGCGGTGGCGAAGGGTGACCTGACCCAAAAGATCACGGTGAACGTTCGCGGTGAGCTTGCAGAGTTGAAGGACAACCTGAACCAAATGGTGGATTCGCTCAACATCTTCGCCGGTGAAGTAACCCGGGTGGCCTTGGAAGTGGGTACGGAGGGTAGACTAGGCGGACAAGCCAAGGTACCGAACGTGGCTGGGGTTTGGAAAGACCTCACAGACAATGTGAACGTGATGGCATCTAACCTTACCACACAGGTACGGGGTATTGTGAAAGTAGTAACCGCGGTATCTAAAGGTGACTTAACGCAGAAACTTACCTTACAAGCCAAAGGCGAATTGGCAGATCTGGCAGACACCATTAACAGCATGGTGGAAGACTTGAACCGCTTAGCGGGTGAGGTTAGCCGGGTGGCCAGAGTTGCAGGGGTAGAAGGCAAACTCACTGAGCGTGCCACCGTGCATGGTGTGAGCGGAAGCTGGAAAGAACTGGTAGATACCTTAAATGATCTCTTAGAGTCTATTGTAACGCCGGTACTGGAAGTATCCAGAGTGGTACGTTCTATCTCTGAGGGTGATTTAACCCAGAAGGTAGAGATTCATACCGCTGGGGATATTCTGGCCATGTCTAATGCCTTGAACCTGGCGGTTGACAACTTGAATGCCCTATTGGGTGAGATCAACGATTCATCCCTCATTGTAGGTAGCTCTTCTGAAGAGATGGCCGCCAAAGGTTTGGAAATGAACCGGGTAACGGTAGACGTAGCTTTAGCCATGCAACAAATGGCAGAAGGCGCGCAAAACCAAGCCTTGAAAACAGACCAGGCCTTCAAACTGATTGAAGAGATCATGAAGGCCACCAAAGAAACAGCCAACAAGGCTGATGTGGTGAACCGTTCCGCGGTAATGGGTGAGGAAACTTCCCAGCTGGGTCTTAAAACAGTGGCCGAGGTGGTGCGCAACATGGAGGAGATTTCTTCTTCTGCCGCGCTTACTGCCAAAACCATTGAAGTACTAAGCACCCGCAGCCAGGAAATCTCCAAGTCACTGGGCGTAATCACAGACATTGCCGCTCAAACCAACTTACTGGCCCTGAACGCGGCCATTGAGGCGGCCAGAGCAGGTGAGGCAGGACGCGGGTTCGCGGTAGTAGCCGAAGAGATTCGGAAACTGGCCGAAGGTTCACGCAAGTCAGCGAGTGAGATTGCCACGCTGGTAGACGACGTGAAGAAAGATACCTCTTCTGCTGCCGCGGCGATCGCGACCATGGAAGGCCGGGTATTGAAAGGAAAGAATGCCACCTTTGAAGCATCCGGTGCCTTCAAGAACATTGCTACTTCCAGCGGTGAAACGCTCCGCAGTGCCCAGGACATCTTGGTTTCTACCGAGGTACAGAAAACCTCTATCGGTGACGTTGTGAAGTACGTAGAAGAAGTGGTAGCCATTGCAGAGCAAACGGCCTCTGGTACGCAGCAGGTAGCAGGAACCGCCAAACAACTGTCGGCTTCCATGCAAGAACTTACCTCTTCCAGCCAGCGCCTGAATGACATTGCTGATGACCTGCAGGTAAGTATCTCTGCCTTCAAACTTGTGAACGGTAACCTGGTATTCCCTAACCGGAACGCCCGCAAATTAACGGCGGTGCCCCAAAACAGAAGACGCGCCTTTACCGGTGAAGATTTCCCAGAGGAGGACCTGACCAAAAAGGGGACCGTGAAAAAGAATGCTAAAAACAGAGGCCAGGAGTAA
- a CDS encoding ParA family protein, with the protein MAATIVSVINQKGGTGKTTTTINLGSALRKLGKRVLLLDLDPQANLSYSLGITEPETTLADVFTGHQKLVDCIQERDGLFVAPGSNELVDIEISLVNQPEREQFLQRLLEELPAYDYILIDCPPSLSLLTVNALVASQEVLIPLQMEVLTLQGLGQILNTVQQIKTTFNADLKVKGIVVVMYDKRRKLSTEIEDYLKENLEEYIFQQRIRLNVKLAEAPSFGQSVLDYDASSHGAKDYLALAKEFISLG; encoded by the coding sequence ATGGCAGCAACCATCGTATCGGTGATCAACCAAAAAGGGGGTACGGGTAAAACCACCACCACTATTAACTTAGGAAGCGCCCTCCGTAAATTGGGCAAACGTGTGTTGTTACTCGATTTAGATCCCCAAGCCAATCTTTCTTATTCTTTAGGTATCACCGAACCTGAAACCACCCTGGCCGATGTCTTTACCGGGCACCAGAAACTGGTAGACTGCATTCAGGAGCGGGACGGCCTGTTTGTGGCCCCTGGCTCCAATGAACTGGTAGACATTGAGATCTCCCTGGTGAACCAACCCGAACGGGAGCAGTTTCTGCAACGGCTGTTGGAAGAGCTGCCTGCGTATGACTATATCTTAATTGACTGCCCGCCTTCCTTGTCTTTATTAACGGTCAATGCCCTGGTGGCCTCACAGGAGGTGCTGATTCCCTTGCAGATGGAGGTTCTCACCCTGCAGGGCTTGGGGCAAATTTTAAATACGGTCCAGCAGATCAAAACCACGTTTAACGCAGACCTTAAGGTAAAGGGCATTGTGGTGGTGATGTATGACAAACGCCGGAAATTGAGCACCGAGATTGAGGATTATCTAAAGGAGAACCTGGAAGAATATATCTTCCAGCAGCGCATAAGGTTGAATGTGAAACTGGCCGAGGCGCCTTCATTTGGGCAAAGTGTACTGGATTATGATGCCTCTTCCCACGGAGCCAAAGACTACCTGGCCCTTGCTAAGGAATTTATCTCATTAGGTTAG
- a CDS encoding SixA phosphatase family protein, with protein sequence MKNLLLMRHASTADKLPGQADHDRELTLFGERQAGEAGLWLKSHQLVPELVLCSTAVRTQMTAHSLLSNIGQPMQVQLERSIYEDSEEDLKHLIQHTEEEVDTLLVIAHNPSISALASQLTHDRLSFNQGNIMWLQFPGFSWSGLRSGTCRFHLAFEG encoded by the coding sequence CTCTACGGCAGACAAATTGCCGGGCCAGGCAGACCATGACCGGGAGCTTACCTTGTTTGGGGAGCGGCAGGCCGGGGAAGCCGGGCTTTGGCTCAAAAGCCATCAACTAGTTCCAGAGCTGGTGCTTTGCAGTACGGCGGTCAGAACGCAAATGACCGCGCACTCCTTATTAAGTAATATAGGCCAACCTATGCAGGTGCAACTGGAGCGCTCTATTTATGAAGACTCCGAAGAAGACCTCAAGCATCTTATACAACACACAGAAGAGGAGGTGGATACCCTGCTGGTCATTGCCCACAACCCCAGCATCAGTGCGCTGGCGTCACAGCTAACCCATGACCGTTTGTCTTTTAACCAGGGAAACATCATGTGGCTCCAGTTTCCAGGTTTCTCCTGGTCTGGGCTACGTTCTGGTACCTGCAGGTTCCATCTTGCCTTTGAAGGGTAG